A genome region from Pseudomonas pergaminensis includes the following:
- a CDS encoding glucose/quinate/shikimate family membrane-bound PQQ-dependent dehydrogenase, whose translation MKRASRAAGASRLLLLGLGVIIALLGLALAIGGVKLVSLGGSWYFLIGGAVMAIAGLLIAARKPAGAWLFAAFLVGTAIWAVADVGLVFWPLFSRVFMFAAIGMVVALVYPLLVNRPARGAYAVAAVLAVGVAVAAGNMFVAHPSVAPTGAGPGITPVAAADAQKDWAHYGNTEGGSRFAALDQINRDTVNKLKVAWTYHTGDVAISDGNGAEDQLTPLQIGNKVFICTPHNNLIALDADTGKELWKNEVNAKSAVWQRCRGMAYFDATAPVAQPTQPNSSPIIAASVPAGAQCQRRLLTNTIDARLIAVDADTGKFCEDFGTHGQVDLKAGLGNVPDSYYQLSSAPLMAGTTVVVGGRVADNVQTDMPGGVIRGFDVITGQMRWAFDPGNPEDKKAPADGSTYVRSTPNSWAPMSYDPLMNTVFLPMGSSSTDIYGVERTQLNHKYGASVLALDASTGTEKWVYQTVHNDLWDFDLPMQPSLIDFTPPGSDKAVPAVVIGTKAGQIYVLDRATGKPLTDVQEVPVKAANIPNEPYSPTQPKSVGMPQIGAQTLTESDMWGATPYDQLLCRIDFKGMRYDGLYTAPGTDKSLSFPGSLGGMNWGSISTDPVHGFIFVNDMRLGLWIQMMPSQNKAQASSGGEALNTGMGAVPLKGTPYAVNKNRFLSVAGIPCQAPPFGTLTAIDMKTQKVAWQVPVGTVEDTGPLGIRMHLPIKIGLPTLGGTLSTQGGLIFIAGTQDFYLRAFNSGTGDEIWKARLPVGSQGGPMTYVSPKTGKQYIVITAGGARQSTDRGDYVIAYALP comes from the coding sequence ATGAAACGAGCATCGCGCGCCGCTGGCGCCTCTAGATTATTACTGCTGGGCCTGGGCGTGATCATCGCCCTGCTCGGCCTTGCGCTGGCCATTGGCGGCGTCAAACTGGTCAGCCTGGGAGGTTCCTGGTACTTCCTGATCGGCGGCGCGGTCATGGCGATTGCCGGGCTGTTGATTGCCGCTCGCAAGCCGGCGGGTGCCTGGCTGTTCGCGGCCTTCCTGGTCGGCACGGCCATCTGGGCGGTGGCGGATGTGGGCCTGGTGTTCTGGCCCTTGTTCTCCCGCGTGTTCATGTTCGCGGCCATCGGCATGGTGGTGGCACTGGTTTACCCATTGCTCGTCAATCGGCCTGCACGCGGCGCCTATGCCGTGGCGGCGGTATTGGCGGTGGGCGTGGCAGTGGCGGCAGGCAATATGTTCGTCGCTCACCCAAGCGTCGCACCGACCGGTGCCGGCCCTGGCATCACGCCGGTGGCTGCAGCGGATGCGCAGAAAGACTGGGCGCACTACGGCAACACCGAAGGTGGCAGCCGCTTTGCCGCGCTGGACCAGATCAACCGTGACACGGTCAACAAGCTCAAAGTGGCCTGGACCTATCACACCGGTGATGTAGCCATCAGCGACGGCAACGGTGCCGAAGACCAACTGACGCCCCTGCAGATCGGCAACAAAGTGTTCATCTGCACGCCGCACAACAACCTGATCGCCCTGGACGCCGACACCGGCAAAGAGCTGTGGAAGAACGAGGTCAACGCCAAATCGGCGGTCTGGCAGCGTTGCCGTGGCATGGCCTACTTCGACGCCACCGCGCCAGTTGCCCAGCCGACCCAGCCCAACAGCTCGCCGATCATTGCCGCCAGCGTTCCCGCCGGTGCGCAGTGCCAGCGTCGCTTGCTGACCAACACCATCGATGCACGCCTGATCGCCGTGGACGCCGACACCGGCAAGTTCTGCGAAGACTTCGGCACCCATGGCCAGGTGGACCTGAAAGCCGGCCTGGGTAACGTGCCGGACAGCTACTACCAACTGTCCTCGGCACCGCTGATGGCCGGCACCACCGTGGTGGTGGGCGGCCGCGTGGCCGACAACGTCCAGACCGACATGCCCGGCGGCGTGATCCGTGGCTTCGACGTGATCACCGGCCAGATGCGCTGGGCTTTCGACCCGGGCAACCCGGAAGACAAAAAAGCCCCGGCCGACGGCAGCACCTATGTGCGCAGCACCCCGAACAGCTGGGCGCCGATGTCCTATGACCCGCTGATGAACACCGTGTTCTTGCCGATGGGCAGCTCGTCCACCGACATCTACGGCGTGGAACGCACCCAGCTCAACCACAAATACGGCGCGTCGGTATTGGCACTGGACGCCTCCACCGGTACCGAAAAGTGGGTGTACCAGACCGTCCACAATGACCTGTGGGACTTCGACCTGCCGATGCAGCCAAGCCTGATCGACTTCACCCCGCCAGGCAGCGACAAAGCCGTGCCTGCCGTGGTGATAGGCACCAAGGCCGGGCAGATCTACGTGCTCGACCGCGCCACCGGCAAGCCGCTCACCGACGTGCAGGAAGTCCCGGTCAAAGCTGCCAACATCCCTAACGAACCCTACTCGCCCACCCAGCCAAAATCGGTCGGCATGCCACAGATCGGCGCACAGACCCTGACCGAATCGGACATGTGGGGCGCCACTCCCTACGATCAGCTGCTGTGCCGCATCGACTTCAAGGGCATGCGCTACGATGGCCTGTACACCGCGCCAGGCACCGATAAATCCCTGAGTTTCCCGGGTTCGCTGGGTGGCATGAACTGGGGCAGCATTTCCACCGACCCGGTGCACGGCTTTATCTTCGTCAACGACATGCGCCTGGGCCTGTGGATCCAGATGATGCCGTCGCAGAACAAGGCCCAGGCCTCGTCCGGTGGCGAAGCGCTGAACACCGGCATGGGCGCCGTGCCGCTCAAGGGCACACCGTATGCCGTGAACAAGAACCGCTTCCTGTCGGTGGCCGGCATTCCGTGCCAGGCGCCACCGTTCGGCACCCTGACCGCGATCGACATGAAGACGCAAAAGGTCGCCTGGCAAGTACCGGTCGGCACCGTTGAAGACACCGGCCCCCTGGGCATCCGCATGCACCTACCGATCAAGATCGGCCTGCCAACCCTCGGCGGCACCCTGTCGACCCAGGGCGGCCTGATCTTTATCGCCGGTACCCAGGACTTCTACCTGCGCGCGTTCAACAGCGGCACTGGTGATGAAATCTGGAAAGCCCGCCTGCCCGTCGGCAGCCAAGGCGGCCCGATGACCTACGTGTCGCCGAAAACCGGCAAGCAGTACATCGTCATCACCGCCGGCGGCGCACGCCAGTCCACCGACCGCGGCGACTACGTGATCGCCTACGCCCTGCCATAA
- a CDS encoding sugar ABC transporter ATP-binding protein, producing the protein MATPLLLQAERVSKAYAGVPALRDGRLSLRAGSVHALCGGNGAGKSTFLSILMGITQRDAGSILLNGQPVQFDRPSAALAAGVAMITQELEPIPYMTVAENIWLGREPRRAGCIVDSKALNRRTRELLQSLEFDVDATSPMHRLSVAQIQLVEIAKAFSHDCQVMIMDEPTSAIGEREAETLFKAIRRLTARGAGIIYVSHRLSELAQIADDYSIFRDGAFVESGRMADIDRAHLVRGIVGQELQRIDHKVGRECAATTCLDVSGLSREGEFEDISLQLRQGEILGIYGLMGSGRSEFLNCLYGLTLPDAGSATLQGQPLPTGTPAATIRAGMSLVTEDRKDSGLVLSGSILANIALSAYKQLSSWSVINARKEQALAHSMVKRLQIKVSSLDLPVESMSGGNQQKVVLAKCLSTQPICLLCDEPTRGIDEGAKQEIYHLLDEFVRAGGAAIVVSSEAPELLHLSDRIAVFKGGRLVTVSSDTALSQEALLSLAS; encoded by the coding sequence ATGGCCACGCCATTACTGCTCCAGGCTGAACGCGTTTCCAAGGCCTACGCCGGGGTCCCTGCCCTGCGCGACGGGCGCCTCTCCCTGCGGGCCGGCAGCGTGCACGCCCTGTGCGGCGGCAACGGCGCGGGCAAATCGACTTTCCTCAGCATCTTGATGGGCATCACCCAGCGTGACGCCGGCAGCATCCTGCTCAACGGCCAGCCGGTGCAGTTCGACCGCCCCAGCGCGGCACTGGCCGCCGGGGTGGCGATGATCACCCAGGAGCTGGAACCCATTCCCTACATGACCGTGGCCGAAAATATCTGGCTGGGCCGCGAGCCGCGCCGTGCTGGCTGTATCGTCGACAGCAAGGCACTGAACCGGCGCACACGCGAGCTGCTGCAAAGCCTCGAATTCGACGTGGACGCCACCAGCCCGATGCACCGCCTGAGCGTAGCGCAGATCCAACTGGTGGAAATCGCCAAGGCCTTCAGCCATGACTGCCAGGTAATGATCATGGACGAACCCACCTCGGCCATCGGCGAGCGTGAAGCCGAGACCCTGTTCAAGGCCATCCGCCGCCTGACGGCACGGGGTGCCGGCATCATCTATGTGTCCCACCGCCTCAGCGAGCTGGCGCAGATCGCCGATGACTACAGCATCTTTCGCGATGGCGCCTTTGTGGAGAGCGGGCGCATGGCCGATATCGACCGTGCCCACCTGGTGCGCGGCATCGTCGGCCAGGAACTGCAACGCATCGACCACAAGGTCGGTCGCGAATGCGCGGCCACTACTTGCCTGGATGTCAGCGGCCTGAGCCGCGAGGGCGAGTTCGAGGACATCAGCCTGCAATTGCGCCAGGGTGAAATCCTCGGGATCTATGGCCTGATGGGCTCGGGCCGCAGCGAATTCCTCAACTGCCTGTACGGCCTGACACTGCCGGACGCCGGCAGCGCCACCCTGCAGGGCCAGCCGTTGCCCACGGGCACCCCGGCGGCAACCATCCGCGCCGGCATGTCCCTGGTCACCGAAGACCGCAAGGACAGCGGCCTGGTGCTCAGTGGCAGCATCCTCGCGAACATCGCACTCTCGGCCTACAAGCAACTGTCGAGCTGGTCGGTGATCAATGCGCGCAAGGAACAGGCGCTGGCACACAGCATGGTCAAGCGCCTGCAGATCAAGGTTTCGTCCCTGGACCTGCCGGTGGAGTCGATGAGCGGTGGCAACCAGCAGAAGGTGGTGCTCGCCAAATGCCTGTCGACCCAACCGATCTGCCTGTTGTGCGATGAGCCCACGCGCGGCATCGACGAAGGCGCCAAGCAGGAGATCTATCACCTGCTGGACGAGTTTGTGCGCGCCGGTGGCGCGGCCATCGTGGTGTCGTCCGAAGCGCCGGAGCTGTTGCACCTGAGTGATCGCATCGCCGTGTTCAAGGGTGGCCGCCTGGTCACCGTCAGCAGCGACACCGCCCTTTCCCAGGAAGCCTTGTTGAGTCTTGCCTCATGA
- a CDS encoding ArsR/SmtB family transcription factor — MIHFMRAFKHPPLEDLTLERLLYALSDPVRLDIVRCLAGVPEATCGELDGGRPKSSMSHHFRVLRDAGLVHTRSVGTTHLNSLRAEVLEERFPGLLGCILAQH; from the coding sequence ATGATTCATTTCATGCGAGCCTTTAAACACCCTCCCCTTGAAGACCTGACCCTCGAACGCCTGCTGTACGCGTTGAGTGATCCGGTGCGCCTCGACATCGTACGCTGCCTGGCGGGCGTGCCCGAGGCCACCTGTGGCGAACTGGACGGCGGACGGCCCAAGTCAAGCATGTCCCATCACTTTCGCGTGTTGCGCGACGCCGGGCTGGTACATACCCGCAGCGTGGGGACCACTCATCTGAATTCGTTGCGTGCCGAGGTGCTTGAGGAACGCTTTCCCGGTTTACTCGGGTGCATCCTCGCGCAGCACTGA
- a CDS encoding SOS response-associated peptidase: protein MCGRLSQYRGIHDFVAALSMPNALADSAGDQARYNVAPSTLVTLLHLDNEVLHADRVRWGWRPHWAKNRAAPINARAETVAHGAFFRAIWPHRAITPVDNWFEWVDEGGPKKQPYLIRRRDGAPVLCAAIGQLPDADEGAGEHDGFVIITADSAGGMVDIHDRRPVVLNPALAREWLDPATTKGRAEQMVLFQGEPCDVFEWFRVDTAVGNTRNDGPGLLEPVGDQPQR from the coding sequence ATGTGCGGACGACTTTCGCAGTACCGCGGCATTCATGATTTTGTGGCGGCCTTGAGCATGCCCAATGCCCTCGCCGATTCGGCGGGCGATCAGGCCCGCTACAACGTCGCGCCCTCCACCCTGGTGACGCTGCTGCATCTGGACAACGAGGTGCTGCACGCCGACCGCGTGCGCTGGGGCTGGCGCCCGCATTGGGCCAAGAACCGAGCAGCGCCGATCAACGCCCGCGCCGAAACAGTCGCCCACGGTGCGTTCTTCCGGGCGATCTGGCCACACCGTGCGATAACGCCGGTGGACAACTGGTTTGAATGGGTGGATGAAGGCGGCCCGAAAAAGCAGCCTTACCTGATACGGCGAAGGGACGGCGCGCCCGTGCTGTGCGCCGCCATCGGCCAGCTACCCGACGCCGATGAAGGCGCGGGCGAGCACGATGGGTTTGTGATCATCACCGCCGACAGCGCCGGCGGCATGGTCGACATCCACGACCGCCGGCCGGTGGTGCTCAACCCGGCACTGGCGCGTGAATGGCTGGACCCGGCGACAACCAAGGGCCGGGCCGAGCAGATGGTGCTGTTCCAGGGAGAACCTTGCGATGTGTTCGAATGGTTCAGGGTGGACACGGCGGTAGGCAATACGCGCAATGATGGGCCCGGTTTGCTTGAGCCCGTCGGCGATCAACCTCAGCGATAG
- a CDS encoding GGDEF domain-containing protein, which translates to MPASLKLRPRMQRLLSPAVAQAQLIGIVAWLAVLLINPLEVFGFYAALCTLTLLAVYRLHRAVVNFLMWRALGVVYIVVLSVGFAYVIRSNPELRILSLPLTVALVISSSILFVSVHDYLFSALLIWWVMWAVIETGLPGGLEMYLLIFCVSSVLLGFNLNFSYLKNLRSVLLVESEFRELAETDYLTSILNRRAFMENFEKLIETGQSGHFMMLDIDSFKLKNDQFGHDIGDKILCAMAACLKSTKGSHSFGRIGGEEFGVLVVGDDPDVASEFALCLLQAIRCSVAPPHHYTCSAGMARFSAGADLSTVLKCADRNLYAAKRNGKDCVYLDGEPLRPRLPVPIKSARTYED; encoded by the coding sequence ATGCCGGCCAGTTTAAAGCTCAGACCGAGGATGCAGCGGTTGCTGTCACCCGCGGTGGCGCAAGCGCAGTTGATCGGCATCGTCGCGTGGTTGGCGGTGCTGTTGATTAATCCCCTGGAAGTGTTTGGTTTTTACGCTGCACTCTGCACACTCACGTTGCTTGCGGTTTACAGGTTGCACCGTGCTGTCGTTAACTTTCTCATGTGGCGTGCACTGGGTGTTGTTTATATTGTGGTGCTGTCGGTCGGCTTCGCATATGTTATTCGATCCAATCCCGAGTTGCGCATATTGTCACTGCCGCTGACCGTAGCATTGGTGATCAGTAGTTCCATCCTGTTTGTGAGCGTTCATGATTACTTATTCAGTGCGCTATTAATCTGGTGGGTAATGTGGGCGGTGATTGAAACAGGCTTGCCGGGTGGGCTGGAGATGTATCTGTTGATATTTTGTGTATCTTCAGTGCTGCTCGGTTTTAACCTGAACTTTTCTTACTTGAAAAACCTGCGTTCTGTGTTGTTGGTTGAAAGTGAGTTTCGCGAATTGGCGGAAACCGATTATTTGACCTCCATATTGAACCGGCGCGCCTTTATGGAAAATTTCGAAAAACTGATCGAAACAGGGCAAAGCGGTCATTTCATGATGCTGGATATCGACAGTTTCAAGTTGAAGAATGACCAATTCGGTCACGACATTGGCGACAAGATCCTTTGCGCCATGGCCGCTTGCCTGAAGTCCACAAAGGGTAGCCACAGCTTCGGTCGAATCGGCGGCGAAGAGTTCGGCGTCCTGGTGGTGGGGGATGACCCAGACGTCGCCAGCGAGTTTGCCCTGTGCCTGCTGCAGGCAATCCGGTGCAGTGTCGCGCCGCCGCACCACTACACATGCAGTGCGGGCATGGCGCGCTTTTCGGCGGGTGCCGACCTGTCGACGGTACTCAAATGTGCTGACAGAAACCTTTACGCAGCCAAGCGCAATGGCAAGGACTGCGTGTACCTGGATGGCGAGCCTCTGCGACCACGCCTGCCTGTGCCAATTAAATCAGCGAGGACGTATGAAGATTGA
- a CDS encoding bestrophin family protein encodes MKAAIIKKYRLIIKTMGYVGWALFWLLLWDVAVTVDFMLFLTYKINLPLMPLTLLGSALVVLISFRNSSAYNRWWEARTLWGAMVNNSRSFARQVLTLLDDPDDEVNPVKATLLRRHVAYVNCLAAHLKGQPCPEEVRAFIPGDEFARNGATNNFANDILTGSAALLAREYKVGHLDSIRLARLESTLVDLSNAQGGMERIANTPLPYPYVYFPRLFISLFCLIVPVGLVESLGWFTPLASTVVGFMLLAIERIGTDLQSPFNSSEHQIQMDTICETIEKNLQSMQRDALGGERIG; translated from the coding sequence TTGAAAGCCGCCATCATCAAAAAGTACCGCCTGATCATCAAGACCATGGGCTACGTGGGCTGGGCGCTATTCTGGCTGTTGTTGTGGGACGTCGCCGTCACCGTGGACTTCATGCTGTTCCTCACCTACAAAATCAATCTGCCGCTGATGCCCCTGACCCTGCTGGGTTCGGCGCTGGTGGTGCTGATCAGTTTTCGTAACAGCAGCGCCTACAACCGCTGGTGGGAAGCCCGTACCCTGTGGGGCGCGATGGTCAACAACTCGCGCAGTTTTGCGCGCCAGGTACTGACCCTGCTGGATGATCCCGACGACGAAGTGAACCCGGTCAAGGCCACCCTGCTGCGCCGCCATGTGGCCTATGTGAATTGCCTGGCCGCGCACCTCAAGGGCCAACCGTGCCCCGAAGAAGTCCGCGCGTTTATCCCCGGCGATGAGTTTGCGCGTAACGGCGCCACCAACAACTTTGCCAACGATATCCTCACCGGTTCAGCGGCGTTGCTGGCACGGGAGTACAAGGTCGGTCACCTCGACAGCATTCGCCTGGCACGGCTGGAGTCGACCCTGGTGGATTTGTCCAACGCCCAGGGCGGCATGGAACGGATTGCCAACACCCCGCTGCCCTACCCCTACGTGTATTTCCCGCGCCTGTTTATCTCGCTGTTCTGCTTGATCGTACCGGTGGGCCTGGTGGAGTCCCTGGGTTGGTTCACCCCGCTGGCCTCGACGGTGGTGGGCTTCATGCTGCTGGCCATCGAGCGTATCGGCACCGACCTGCAAAGCCCGTTCAACTCCAGCGAACACCAGATCCAGATGGACACCATCTGCGAAACCATCGAGAAAAACCTGCAGTCGATGCAGCGTGATGCGCTGGGTGGCGAGCGCATCGGTTAA
- a CDS encoding ABC transporter permease: MNSKVLAAPVTAAPRNRLRLSLDRFGLPLVFILLCLVMAFSSEYFMTWRNWMDILRQTSINGILAVGMTYVILTKGIDLSVGSILAFAGLCSALVATQGYGLLAAVSAGMFAGAMLGVVNGFMVANLSIPPFVATLGMLSVARGMTFILNDGSPVTDLPDSFLAMGIGKLGPIGVPIIIFAVVALIFWMVLRYTTYGRYVYAVGGNEKSARTSGIGVRKVTFSVYVISGLLAGLAGVVLAARTTSALPQAGVSYELDAIAAVVIGGTSLSGGTGSIVGTLFGALLIGVINNGLNLLGVSSYYQQVAKGLIIVLAVLIDVWRKKKR, encoded by the coding sequence ATGAACAGTAAAGTCCTTGCCGCCCCCGTTACCGCTGCACCGCGCAACCGCCTGCGCCTGTCCCTCGACCGTTTCGGCCTGCCGCTGGTGTTTATCCTGCTGTGCCTGGTAATGGCTTTTTCCAGCGAATACTTCATGACCTGGCGCAACTGGATGGACATCCTGCGCCAGACCTCCATCAATGGCATTCTCGCGGTGGGCATGACCTACGTGATCCTCACCAAGGGCATCGACCTGTCGGTGGGTTCGATCCTGGCGTTCGCCGGCTTGTGCAGCGCGTTGGTCGCGACCCAGGGCTATGGCCTGCTGGCAGCGGTGAGTGCGGGGATGTTCGCCGGGGCCATGCTCGGGGTGGTCAATGGCTTCATGGTTGCCAACCTGAGCATCCCGCCCTTTGTCGCCACCCTTGGCATGCTCAGCGTGGCGCGGGGCATGACCTTTATCCTCAACGACGGCAGCCCGGTCACCGACCTGCCGGACAGCTTCCTGGCCATGGGCATTGGCAAGCTCGGCCCCATCGGCGTGCCGATCATTATCTTTGCGGTGGTCGCGCTGATCTTCTGGATGGTGCTGCGCTACACCACCTACGGCCGCTACGTGTACGCCGTGGGCGGCAATGAAAAGAGCGCGCGCACCTCGGGCATCGGCGTGCGCAAGGTGACGTTCTCGGTGTACGTGATTTCCGGCCTGCTGGCGGGGCTGGCGGGCGTGGTGCTGGCGGCGCGGACGACCTCGGCCCTGCCCCAGGCAGGCGTGTCCTATGAGCTGGATGCAATTGCGGCGGTGGTGATTGGCGGCACCAGCCTGTCGGGCGGCACCGGCAGCATTGTCGGCACACTGTTTGGCGCGCTGCTGATCGGGGTGATCAACAACGGTTTGAACCTGCTCGGGGTGTCCTCGTATTACCAACAAGTGGCCAAGGGGTTGATCATCGTGCTCGCGGTGCTGATCGATGTCTGGCGCAAGAAAAAACGCTAA
- the rpiB gene encoding ribose 5-phosphate isomerase B, with protein sequence MGAQTTFSVAIGCDEAGFELKEMLKGFIESLGHGVEDFGCYSSSPVLYPDIAAAVATAVGAGEQRLGVLICGTGIGMAISANKIKGVRAAQAHDTYSAERARKSNDAQILSIGARVIGPELAKSIVKVFLASEFEAERSGKKVERITALEQANRALPSGDD encoded by the coding sequence ATGGGTGCACAAACGACGTTTTCGGTGGCGATCGGATGCGACGAGGCAGGCTTTGAACTCAAGGAAATGCTCAAGGGCTTTATCGAAAGCCTCGGGCATGGGGTCGAGGATTTTGGCTGCTATTCGTCCAGCCCGGTGCTGTACCCGGACATTGCAGCGGCCGTGGCTACGGCGGTGGGGGCGGGTGAACAGCGCCTGGGCGTGTTGATTTGCGGCACTGGCATCGGCATGGCGATTTCCGCCAATAAGATCAAGGGCGTGCGGGCGGCCCAGGCCCATGACACCTATTCGGCCGAGCGCGCGCGCAAGAGCAACGATGCGCAGATCCTGTCCATTGGTGCACGGGTGATCGGGCCCGAGCTGGCCAAGAGCATCGTCAAAGTGTTTCTGGCGTCGGAATTCGAAGCGGAGCGCTCCGGGAAGAAAGTCGAGCGCATTACTGCGCTCGAACAGGCGAACAGGGCCTTGCCGTCGGGCGACGACTGA
- a CDS encoding carbohydrate porin, with protein sequence MTPSSHLSLGRLLLGLALGAALPVQADDTTLTGDWGGLRRELDEQGIRFTGDYSGETAYNAHGGQHRSARYSQNLKLGVQFDLGKLYGLTHGDRIQLTVNDRRGNSASEDLVGNRLPIQENYGGLYTRLTELSYERTLFTPALNVKLGYMAMGNDLGGLDSGILCNFMNAGFCGHPLNMSGGSGWTNYPNARLGARVKYDFAPSWQLRVAAFNVDPDSNGDSSRAWHLSPKHTTGTVVPIELVYKHAGRLPGEYKLGYYYDSSDVKRIGNNKEVSGRGGHYLLVDQAVWASDASAGRVLHAFGQYSAASEAASPFSKWYGAGVVLYKPFEGRPRDTLALGYGRAVPNPRSRDVQELAAFNAGTDYPNLNNAEQLIELSYGYQATPWLTLRPDVQYIIEPGAFSGENIDNALVLGLQVKAVF encoded by the coding sequence ATGACCCCCTCTTCTCATCTTTCCCTTGGGCGCCTGCTGCTCGGCCTGGCCCTGGGTGCCGCGCTGCCGGTGCAAGCCGATGACACCACCCTGACCGGCGACTGGGGCGGCCTGCGCCGTGAACTCGACGAGCAAGGCATCCGTTTCACCGGCGACTACAGCGGCGAAACCGCCTACAACGCCCACGGCGGCCAGCACCGCTCGGCGCGTTACTCGCAAAACCTCAAGCTCGGTGTGCAGTTCGACCTGGGCAAGCTCTACGGCTTGACCCATGGCGACCGCATCCAGCTCACCGTCAACGACCGTCGCGGCAACAGCGCCTCCGAGGACCTGGTGGGCAATCGCCTACCGATCCAGGAAAACTACGGCGGCCTCTATACCCGCCTCACCGAGTTGAGCTACGAACGCACGCTGTTCACCCCGGCGCTGAACGTCAAGCTCGGCTACATGGCCATGGGCAATGACCTTGGCGGCCTGGACAGCGGGATTTTGTGCAACTTCATGAACGCCGGTTTCTGTGGGCACCCACTGAACATGTCCGGCGGCAGCGGCTGGACCAACTACCCCAACGCACGCCTGGGCGCACGAGTGAAATATGACTTCGCGCCGTCTTGGCAGCTGCGCGTCGCCGCGTTCAACGTCGACCCGGACAGCAACGGCGACTCCAGCCGCGCCTGGCACTTGAGCCCCAAGCACACCACCGGCACCGTGGTGCCCATCGAGCTGGTGTACAAGCACGCAGGCCGCCTGCCAGGGGAATACAAACTGGGCTATTACTACGACAGCTCCGACGTCAAACGCATCGGCAACAACAAGGAGGTCAGCGGTCGCGGCGGTCACTACCTGCTGGTCGACCAGGCGGTGTGGGCGTCCGACGCATCCGCCGGCCGCGTGCTGCATGCCTTCGGCCAATATTCGGCAGCCAGCGAAGCAGCCTCGCCGTTCAGCAAGTGGTATGGCGCGGGCGTGGTGCTGTACAAACCGTTCGAAGGCCGTCCGCGTGACACCCTGGCCCTGGGTTATGGCCGTGCCGTACCCAACCCGCGCAGCCGCGATGTGCAGGAACTGGCCGCCTTCAACGCCGGGACCGACTACCCCAACCTGAACAATGCCGAGCAGTTGATCGAACTCAGCTACGGCTACCAGGCCACCCCCTGGCTGACCCTGCGCCCGGATGTGCAATACATCATCGAGCCGGGCGCGTTTTCTGGCGAGAATATCGATAACGCGCTGGTGTTGGGCCTGCAGGTCAAGGCGGTGTTCTGA
- a CDS encoding NADH:flavin oxidoreductase/NADH oxidase, with amino-acid sequence MSALFEPFTLKDVTLRNRIAIPPMCQYMAEDGIVNDWHLVHLASMARGGAGLVVVEATAVAPEGRITPGCAGLWSDAHAEAFVPMVKAIKAAGSVPGIQIGHAGRKASANRPWEGDDHIAASDARSWETIAPSAIAFGANLPQVPRAMTLDDIARVRQDFVDAARRARDAGFEWIELHFAHGYLGQSFFSEHSNQRTDAYGGSFDNRSRFLLETLAAVREVWPENLPLTARFGVIEYDGRDEQTLTESIELARRFKAGGLDLLSVSVGFTIPDTNIPWGPAFMGPIAERVRREAGIPVTSAWGFGTPQLAEGALQAGHLDLVSVGRAHLADPHWAYFAAKELGVEKSSWTLPAPYAHWLERYR; translated from the coding sequence ATGTCCGCTTTGTTCGAACCGTTCACCCTCAAAGACGTCACCCTGCGCAATCGCATCGCTATCCCGCCGATGTGCCAGTACATGGCCGAAGATGGCATCGTCAATGACTGGCACCTGGTGCACCTGGCCAGCATGGCCCGTGGCGGTGCCGGTCTGGTGGTGGTCGAAGCCACCGCCGTCGCGCCGGAAGGCCGCATCACCCCGGGCTGCGCCGGCCTCTGGAGCGATGCGCACGCCGAGGCCTTCGTGCCGATGGTCAAGGCTATCAAGGCTGCCGGCTCGGTGCCGGGCATCCAGATCGGCCACGCCGGTCGCAAGGCCAGCGCCAACCGCCCGTGGGAAGGTGACGACCATATCGCCGCCTCCGATGCCCGCAGCTGGGAAACCATCGCCCCCTCGGCCATCGCCTTCGGTGCCAACCTGCCGCAGGTGCCGCGCGCGATGACCCTGGACGACATCGCCCGGGTGCGCCAGGACTTCGTCGACGCTGCCCGCCGTGCCCGCGACGCCGGTTTTGAATGGATCGAGCTGCACTTCGCCCACGGTTACCTGGGCCAGAGCTTCTTCTCCGAACACTCCAACCAGCGCACCGACGCCTACGGTGGCAGCTTCGACAACCGCAGCCGTTTCCTCCTGGAAACCCTGGCCGCCGTGCGTGAAGTCTGGCCGGAAAACCTGCCGCTCACCGCGCGTTTCGGCGTGATCGAATACGATGGCCGCGACGAGCAGACCCTCACCGAATCCATCGAACTGGCCCGTCGTTTCAAAGCCGGTGGCCTGGACCTGCTGAGCGTCAGCGTCGGGTTCACCATCCCTGACACCAACATCCCGTGGGGCCCGGCATTCATGGGGCCGATTGCTGAGCGTGTGCGTCGTGAAGCCGGTATCCCGGTGACTTCGGCCTGGGGCTTTGGCACCCCGCAACTGGCCGAAGGCGCGTTGCAGGCCGGGCATCTGGACCTGGTATCAGTGGGCCGTGCACACCTGGCAGACCCGCATTGGGCCTACTTTGCAGCCAAGGAACTGGGGGTTGAGAAGTCGTCGTGGACCTTGCCTGCGCCTTACGCGCATTGGTTGGAACGCTATCGCTGA